A section of the Thermotoga caldifontis AZM44c09 genome encodes:
- a CDS encoding heavy metal translocating P-type ATPase, with translation MDNCSVCHVHHEEEEHHFRDLVLLIASGVILLVSVFAKTPWLAVVAYLLSGWEVLKRALVNFSKSRFFDENSLMSVASVGAIVLKEFPEAATVMVLYRMGELIEHYVFERSNREMKRLLSESPRYAWKIEQGTIKKVRVEELKPGDIVLVRPGEKVPSDGVLVEGTAQINVSHLTGEHLPQSVFEGEKVFAGSIVESGTVKVQILKEYSESSMAKVTELVQKAQERKAKAERFVTKFARYYTPAVVVSAIALTVVLFLFARLSFSESLYRSLVLLVISCPCALALSVPLTYVAALAKASRRGIFVKGAQYFDTIASAKNVVFDKTGTLTETDPKLVRVEPHNGFSKDEVLFFAAHAGLGSNHPLSRALSGELRVSAEFLKEAREFPGLGVRAIVRDRLVHLGNDRFLHEENIDHPESVCRSDAKMVNLCIDRKYAGTLVFKERLKETAQEAVSKLKKAGLKVYVMSGDRKGAVRDVAEELKHVEYFAELKPEDKLTLLEERIMKDGTTVFVGDGINDAPALSRSDVGVAMNSLGNDAVMEIADVVLMNAEPIQVWQLFSISRKTRSIVVQNIVFAIGTKVLFILLAATGKATMWQGVFADTGVMVLCALNSLRLFFDRFKRPVSKSGTVTADSF, from the coding sequence TTGGACAACTGCAGCGTCTGTCACGTTCACCACGAAGAAGAGGAACATCATTTTCGGGATCTGGTGCTGTTGATCGCCTCCGGTGTGATCCTTCTGGTCTCCGTGTTCGCGAAGACACCGTGGCTCGCTGTGGTGGCTTATCTTTTATCAGGTTGGGAAGTGCTGAAGAGGGCGCTGGTGAATTTTTCAAAGTCGAGGTTCTTCGACGAAAACAGCCTGATGAGTGTTGCGAGCGTGGGCGCCATCGTTCTGAAGGAGTTCCCGGAGGCAGCCACGGTGATGGTGCTCTACAGAATGGGCGAGTTGATAGAACACTACGTGTTCGAGCGGTCGAACAGGGAAATGAAAAGACTGCTCAGTGAATCACCGAGGTACGCGTGGAAGATCGAGCAGGGTACGATCAAGAAAGTTCGTGTGGAAGAGTTGAAGCCTGGAGACATCGTTTTGGTGAGGCCCGGTGAAAAGGTGCCGAGCGACGGTGTTCTGGTGGAAGGAACGGCCCAGATCAACGTGTCACACCTGACGGGGGAACACCTGCCACAGTCCGTGTTCGAAGGCGAAAAAGTTTTTGCGGGCTCCATTGTGGAGAGCGGCACCGTGAAGGTTCAGATTTTGAAAGAGTACTCAGAATCATCGATGGCAAAGGTTACCGAACTGGTTCAGAAAGCTCAGGAAAGGAAAGCAAAGGCGGAGAGGTTCGTCACGAAGTTCGCGAGGTACTACACACCAGCTGTGGTCGTGAGTGCGATCGCGTTGACGGTGGTACTCTTTCTCTTCGCACGACTCAGCTTTTCCGAATCTCTTTACAGATCTCTCGTTCTGCTCGTGATTTCCTGCCCGTGTGCCCTGGCGCTCAGCGTACCTCTGACCTACGTGGCGGCACTCGCTAAAGCTTCCAGAAGGGGTATATTCGTGAAAGGTGCACAGTATTTTGACACGATCGCGAGCGCCAAGAACGTCGTCTTCGACAAAACCGGAACACTCACCGAGACTGACCCAAAGCTTGTGCGCGTTGAACCTCACAACGGTTTCTCGAAAGACGAAGTTCTCTTTTTCGCGGCGCATGCGGGTTTAGGTTCGAACCACCCACTTTCGAGAGCGCTTTCTGGAGAGCTCAGGGTGAGCGCGGAATTTTTAAAGGAAGCCAGGGAATTTCCGGGCCTCGGAGTGAGAGCGATCGTGAGGGACAGGCTCGTGCACCTCGGCAACGACAGGTTCCTGCATGAAGAAAACATCGATCATCCTGAGAGCGTTTGCAGAAGCGACGCGAAAATGGTCAATCTGTGCATCGACAGAAAATACGCAGGTACGCTTGTTTTCAAAGAGAGGTTGAAAGAAACAGCACAGGAAGCGGTCAGTAAGTTGAAGAAGGCAGGTTTGAAGGTGTACGTCATGAGTGGAGATAGAAAGGGTGCGGTGCGGGACGTGGCGGAGGAGTTGAAACACGTTGAATACTTCGCAGAGCTGAAACCAGAGGACAAGCTGACGCTCCTGGAGGAAAGGATCATGAAAGACGGTACCACGGTCTTCGTGGGTGATGGCATCAACGATGCGCCGGCACTCTCACGGAGCGATGTCGGTGTAGCGATGAACTCGCTCGGGAACGACGCCGTGATGGAGATCGCCGACGTTGTGTTGATGAACGCAGAGCCGATCCAGGTCTGGCAGCTGTTTTCGATCTCAAGGAAAACGAGGAGTATCGTTGTTCAGAACATCGTCTTTGCGATCGGTACGAAGGTGTTGTTCATATTACTGGCCGCGACGGGTAAAGCCACGATGTGGCAGGGTGTCTTCGCCGACACGGGTGTGATGGTCCTGTGCGCTCTGAACTCGTTGAGATTGTTCTTCGATCGCTTCAAACGTCCTGTTTCCAAATCTGGTACGGTGACTGCAGATAGTTTCTGA
- the bgaS gene encoding beta-galactosidase BgaS, with protein sequence MFPKDFLFGASMSGFQVEMGYAKGDTDANTDWFVWVREPENLINGVVSGHLPEYGVGYWYNFPTIHKLASDFGMNVLRTNIEWSRIFPNPTFDVKVGVERTESGIVSVRIDERALKQLDELASREAVEHYREIFSDMRKRGLKVFVNLIHFTLPVWLHDPIAVHRRQPTDKLGWASENSIIEFAKFAAYVVWKFDDLIDMYSTFNEPNVVSQMGYVMSVSGFPPGIFDTEKFFSSFVNQIVAHARAYDAMKKLTKKPIGLIYSASVYESTNGDVELEESVTHFMNFFFLDALHSGAMFFQTREDLAGRLDFIGLNYYTRTVIQRSPQELSFGPVSMNWSIVPGYGYACQPAGFSKDARPVSDFGWETYPEGLLKLLRAFNERYALPIYVTENGLADARDWLRPYHLVAHMHAVEKAIEEGVNVKGYLHWSIVDNYEWAKGYHMRFGLAETNYQTKAYTPRPSMYIFREIVKDLSTEKFRNYLQSPYQIWKQDV encoded by the coding sequence ATGTTTCCAAAGGATTTTCTCTTCGGAGCGTCGATGTCAGGTTTTCAGGTCGAGATGGGTTACGCGAAGGGCGATACCGATGCCAACACGGACTGGTTCGTGTGGGTGAGAGAACCTGAAAATCTCATCAACGGCGTCGTGAGCGGACATCTGCCCGAGTACGGCGTGGGTTACTGGTACAACTTCCCCACGATCCACAAACTCGCAAGCGATTTCGGAATGAACGTTCTTCGAACGAACATCGAGTGGTCCCGCATTTTTCCCAATCCCACGTTCGACGTGAAAGTTGGAGTCGAACGGACCGAATCTGGGATCGTGTCGGTGCGGATCGACGAACGGGCCCTAAAGCAACTGGACGAGCTCGCCAGCAGAGAAGCGGTGGAGCATTACCGTGAGATCTTCTCGGACATGAGAAAGAGAGGTTTGAAAGTTTTCGTCAATCTCATCCATTTCACGTTGCCTGTCTGGTTGCACGATCCGATCGCCGTGCACAGAAGACAACCGACCGATAAACTCGGATGGGCGAGTGAAAACAGCATCATCGAATTTGCGAAATTCGCTGCGTACGTCGTCTGGAAGTTCGACGATCTCATCGACATGTACAGTACCTTCAACGAGCCGAACGTTGTGAGTCAGATGGGCTACGTAATGAGCGTGTCCGGTTTTCCGCCTGGAATCTTCGACACAGAAAAATTCTTCAGCAGCTTCGTGAACCAGATCGTCGCGCACGCGCGTGCCTACGATGCGATGAAGAAATTGACGAAAAAGCCGATTGGCCTGATCTACTCGGCATCGGTGTACGAATCGACGAACGGCGACGTCGAACTCGAAGAGAGCGTGACCCATTTCATGAACTTCTTCTTCCTCGACGCCCTGCACAGCGGGGCCATGTTCTTCCAGACGAGGGAAGATTTGGCGGGCAGACTCGATTTCATCGGACTGAACTATTACACGCGTACCGTGATCCAGAGATCGCCACAGGAACTGAGCTTCGGTCCTGTGAGTATGAATTGGTCCATCGTGCCGGGCTACGGTTACGCGTGCCAGCCAGCTGGTTTCTCGAAAGATGCGAGGCCCGTGAGTGACTTCGGCTGGGAAACTTATCCCGAAGGTCTGCTGAAACTCCTGCGTGCTTTCAACGAACGTTACGCGCTGCCCATCTATGTGACGGAGAACGGTCTGGCCGACGCGCGGGACTGGCTCAGGCCTTACCATCTTGTGGCACACATGCACGCCGTCGAGAAGGCGATCGAGGAGGGTGTGAACGTCAAAGGGTATCTGCACTGGTCGATAGTCGACAACTACGAATGGGCGAAGGGTTACCACATGAGGTTCGGCCTGGCCGAGACGAACTACCAGACGAAGGCGTACACCCCGAGGCCTTCGATGTACATCTTCAGAGAGATCGTGAAAGATCTGTCCACGGAGAAGTTCAGAAACTATCTGCAGTCACCGTACCAGATTTGGAAACAGGACGTTTGA
- a CDS encoding ArsR/SmtB family transcription factor produces MKDTCGEKHERRELVEKIKREFEPKEIVENMVKLLRACADETRLKILLALSKSDLCTCDLSNILSLSTSAISHQLRVLKLSNLVDAQRVGKQVVYRLKDKHVLELISSALEHAKE; encoded by the coding sequence GTGAAGGACACCTGTGGCGAGAAACACGAACGCAGAGAACTCGTTGAGAAAATCAAGCGTGAGTTCGAGCCCAAAGAGATCGTCGAGAACATGGTGAAACTGCTCCGTGCGTGCGCCGACGAAACGCGTTTGAAAATACTCCTCGCGCTTTCCAAATCCGATCTGTGCACCTGTGACCTGTCGAACATACTTTCACTCTCCACTTCCGCGATATCCCACCAGCTGAGAGTTTTAAAGTTGTCGAACCTCGTGGATGCACAGCGTGTTGGAAAGCAGGTTGTTTACAGACTGAAAGACAAACACGTGCTCGAGCTCATCTCTTCCGCTCTCGAGCACGCGAAGGAGTGA
- a CDS encoding MFS transporter has protein sequence MSMFFIVILIVLLNADQMVMSPNIGKIEEEFGVDDAQIGLVGAVFTVIGAVISLVWGYFADRYSRKRLLIYSILVGEIPCFMTAFSMNFGQFFFWRILTGIGVGASFPIVFSLIGDMFDEVNRAKVAALMGAAISVGNILGMIVGGFVGPTFGWRIPFVLVSLPNVVLAIVALFVLQEPARGAFEKGIGELVRAGYAYPKMPKLEDYAKLVRVKTNLLLFLQGIAGTIPWGAIPYFLVEFFRRERGLSVELATLVFIVFGVGNILGTIVGGWIGAMLYKRSKSTVPLFCSLTTAIGVWLTVLTFSYSNTTNSGLYVLMLLGLLASLTDSLTGPNVKMMLLNVNEPQDRGRIFSIFNLTDSLGTGIGRWIGGLLSVGLGSLGAAMKVSAYFWLICSFFLFLLVFKFAKDVESLESRMELLAQQMKG, from the coding sequence CTGTCCATGTTCTTCATCGTGATACTCATCGTCCTTCTGAACGCCGATCAAATGGTGATGTCTCCGAACATAGGCAAGATCGAGGAAGAGTTCGGTGTGGACGATGCACAGATAGGGCTCGTCGGTGCGGTGTTCACCGTGATAGGTGCGGTGATCAGCCTTGTGTGGGGTTATTTCGCGGACAGATACAGTCGAAAACGCCTGCTGATCTATTCCATACTCGTTGGGGAAATTCCTTGCTTCATGACGGCGTTCTCCATGAATTTCGGACAGTTCTTCTTCTGGAGAATACTCACAGGCATCGGTGTCGGTGCGTCCTTCCCGATCGTTTTCTCCTTAATCGGTGACATGTTCGATGAAGTGAACCGCGCCAAAGTTGCGGCACTCATGGGCGCGGCGATCAGTGTCGGGAACATTCTGGGCATGATCGTGGGCGGTTTCGTGGGTCCTACCTTCGGATGGCGCATACCTTTCGTGCTGGTCTCACTGCCGAACGTGGTGCTGGCCATCGTGGCACTGTTCGTCCTTCAGGAACCTGCGAGAGGAGCCTTCGAAAAAGGCATAGGAGAGCTGGTCAGGGCGGGATACGCGTATCCCAAGATGCCGAAGCTCGAAGATTACGCCAAGCTCGTGAGGGTGAAGACGAATCTGCTTCTCTTCTTGCAAGGTATAGCTGGGACCATCCCCTGGGGTGCGATACCTTACTTTCTCGTCGAGTTCTTCAGAAGAGAAAGGGGACTCTCTGTGGAGCTCGCGACTCTCGTGTTCATCGTCTTCGGTGTCGGGAACATACTCGGTACCATCGTTGGTGGCTGGATCGGTGCGATGCTGTACAAAAGATCGAAATCCACCGTGCCTCTCTTCTGCAGTTTGACAACGGCGATCGGAGTCTGGTTGACGGTGCTGACATTCAGTTACTCGAACACCACCAACTCCGGGCTTTACGTTCTCATGCTGCTCGGATTGCTCGCCTCGCTCACCGACAGCCTCACCGGTCCAAACGTGAAGATGATGCTGCTGAACGTGAACGAGCCTCAGGATCGGGGCAGGATCTTTTCTATCTTCAACCTCACCGATTCCTTGGGTACGGGTATCGGAAGATGGATAGGTGGCTTGCTGTCCGTCGGGCTCGGGTCTCTCGGTGCAGCGATGAAGGTTTCGGCGTACTTCTGGCTGATCTGTTCTTTCTTCCTTTTCCTACTCGTTTTCAAATTCGCCAAGGACGTCGAATCGCTCGAGTCTCGCATGGAACTTCTGGCCCAACAGATGAAGGGATGA